The proteins below come from a single Malus domestica chromosome 03, GDT2T_hap1 genomic window:
- the LOC103414986 gene encoding receptor-like protein 3: MGHPISHGFLLILLFSSIISTKHACDLAERNALSSLSITQSSPPLNWTASVDCCQWEGITCDQGGRIIRLQLPSKGLKGGMFLSSLKNLTHLSHLNVSHNLLSGPVDAGLFLSLTRLKILDLSFNLLSGQISSSICFNSSLVRVLDFSDNDFKGSIPLGLGNCSKLEVFRAGFNTLSGFLPSDIYNAQTLQEFHYLTIRFPAPLVKTF; this comes from the coding sequence atgggtcatccaattTCTCATGGCTTCCTTCTCATCCTCTTATTTTCTTCCATTATATCTACAAAGCATGCATGCGATCTAGCCGAACGTAACGCTCTCTCTTCCTTGTCAATCACTCAGTCTTCCCCTCCATTAAACTGGACTGCTTCAGTTGATTGTTGCCAATGGGAAGGCATCACTTGTGATCAGGGAGGTCGGATCATCCGATTGCAGTTACCATCCAAAGGCCTCAAAGGAGGTATGTTTCTCTCATCGCTCAAAAACCTGACGCATCTTTCGCACCTCAACGTCTCCCACAATCTGCTTTCCGGTCCTGTGGATGCTGGGCTCTTTTTGTCCTTGACTCGTCTTAAGATCCTTGATTTGAGTTTTAACCTTCTCTCAGGTCAAATATCATCCTCAATCTGTTTTAATTCTTCTTTGGTTCGAGTCTTGGATTTCTCCGACAATGATTTCAAGGGCTCGATTCCTCTCGGACTAGGAAATTGTTCCAAATTGGAAGTCTTTCGTGCAGGCTTTAATACTCTCTCCGGGTTCCTTCCTAGTGATATCTACAATGCTCAAAcacttcaagaatttcattaccTTACAATAAGATTTCCGGCCCCATTGGTGAAAACATTCTAA
- the LOC103454337 gene encoding G-type lectin S-receptor-like serine/threonine-protein kinase LECRK3 — translation MACPLINLPFFLFMFLPFSTLAQTSKNISLGSSLTALNDDNSSSWTSPSGDFAFGFQRIGKDGFLLAIWFDKIKDKTIVWSANGDNLVPEGSKVELSIGGELMLTDATGKRIWSAQSVSPGVAYGSMLDTGNFVLADRSSSNVWESFDKPTDTILPTQILNQNDILFARYMATNYSRGRFMFILQSDGNLLLYTTRFPLPTNNFAYYATMTMSTGFQVIFNQSGYLYLTAKNGSILNMVSSNTVSMQNFYHKVTLEHDRVLRHSVHPKTAASSAGSPMAWSPLTSEPSDICLRIGGDTGSGACGYNSLCSYDDKGPTCQCPYGYTFIDPNDVLKGCKQNFVSQSCDEALPETESFDFHEMQNTEWAGGDYEQFTSVPEEWCRQNCLDDCFCVVAIFKDGKCEKKRIPLSNGRMKPSIGGKALVKVRKDNSTFIPEVPNTKKKDYSTLILIGSVLLSSSGFLNLILLLTTYLAVSRISYRKVNLSEPNYPVISDMNLKHFTYEELRNATNEFEDELGRGASAIVFKGVLATDNEKSVAVKSLVARVGENDLEFKAEMSSIGRTNHRNLVQLLGFCYEGEHRMLVYEFMSNGSLASFLFGELRLSWYQRRKIALGIARGLLYLHEECCSQIVHCDIKPQNILLDDSFSARISDFGLAKLLRMDQTRTTTGIRGTKGYVAPEWFNRLPITAKVDVYSFGILLLEIIFCRKHFEPTAEDEDQMILADWAYDCYKQNNLHQLFKNDDEAMHDIKKMEKYVMIAIWCIQEDPSLRPTMKKVALMLEGTVEVSAPPDPCSFISSII, via the coding sequence ATGGCTTGTCCACTGATAAATCTTCCCttcttccttttcatgtttctACCATTTTCCACCCTAGCTCAAACCTCCAAAAACATTTCTTTAGGCTCATCTCTCACTGCACTAAATGATGATAACTCATCATCATGGACATCGCCATCTGGCGACTTTGCTTTCGGTTTTCAAAGAATCGGAAAAGATGGGTTCCTACTAGCCATTTGGTTCGATAAGATAAAAGATAAAACTATTGTCTGGTCAGCCAATGGGGACAATCTAGTGCCAGAGGGATCCAAAGTTGAGCTTTCGATCGGTGGCGAGCTTATGCTTACTGATGCTACTGGCAAGCGCATATGGTCTGCTCAATCTGTTAGTCCTGGAGTTGCCTATGGATCCATGCTAGACACTGGAAATTTTGTACTGGCGGATCGAAGTTCATCCAATGTGTGGGAGAGTTTTGATAAACCAACGGATACAATACTACCTACACAGATTCTAAATCAGAACGACATACTCTTTGCGCGCTACATGGCAACAAACTACTCACGGGGAAGATTCATGTTTATTCTACAATCTGACGGAAATCTCTTGCTTTACACAACGAGATTCCCACTGCCGACAAACAATTTTGCTTACTATGCAACCATGACTATGTCTACCGGCTTTCAGGTCATCTTCAATCAGTCCGGCTATCTTTACCTTACTGCAAAGAACGGAAGCATACTGAATATGGTATCATCCAACACAGTTTCCATGCAAAATTTCTACCATAAAGTAACTCTGGAGCATGACAGAGTTTTGAGGCACTCTGTTCATCCTAAAACTGCTGCCTCAAGTGCCGGAAGCCCCATGGCTTGGTCCCCTTTGACCTCCGAACCTTCGGATATTTGCTTAAGAATTGGAGGAGACACAGGCAGCGGTGCATGTGGATACAACAGCCTATGCAGTTATGATGATAAAGGACCAACTTGCCAATGTCCTTATGGCTACACATTTATTGATCCCAATGATGTCTTGAAAGGATGCAAGCAAAACTTTGTTTCACAAAGTTGTGATGAGGCCTTGCCGGAGACAGAGAGTTTTGATTTTCACGAGATGCAAAACACAGAGTGGGCTGGCGGTGATTATGAGCAATTTACATCAGTACCGGAGGAATGGTGCAGACAGAATTGCTTAGACGATTGTTTTTGTGTCGTTGCCATTTTCAAGGATGGAAAGTGTGAAAAGAAGAGAATTCCTCTTTCGAATGGAAGAATGAAGCCGAGTATTGGTGGAAAAGCTCTCGTCAAAGTAAGGAAAGACAACTCTACATTTATACCTGAAGTTCCaaatacaaaaaagaaagattactCGACCTTGATCCTCATCGGATCAGTGCTCCTGAGTAGCTCAGGATTTCTGAACTTGATTTTGCTATTAACAACCTATTTGGCTGTTTCTCGTATTTCTTATAGAAAAGTGAATCTGAGTGAACCTAATTATCCAGTCATCTCTGATATGAATTTGAAGCATTTCACTTACGAGGAGCTAAGAAACGCTACGAACGAATTCGAGGATGAACTAGGACGCGGTGCTTCTGCAATAGTTTTCAAAGGAGTTTTAGCTACTGATAATGAGAAGAGCGTTGCAGTCAAAAGCTTAGTCGCTAGGGTCGGAGAAAATGATTTGGAATTCAAAGCGGAAATGAGTTCTATTGGCAGAACAAACCACAGAAATTTAGTACAGCTACTTGGATTTTGTTACGAGGGAGAGCACCGAATGCTTGTGTATGAGTTCATGAGCAACGGATCTTTAGCGAGCTTCCTTTTTGGAGAATTGAGGCTAAGTTGGTACCAGAGAAGGAAAATTGCACTGGGAATTGCAAGAGGGTTGTTGTATTTGCATGAGGAGTGCTGCAGCCAAATTGTACATTGTGACATCAAGCCTCAAAATATTCTTCTCGATGACTCTTTCTCAGCAAGAATTTCTGACTTCGGACTGGCCAAGCTTTTGAGAATGGATCAGACTCGAACCACGACTGGAATCAGGGGAACGAAAGGTTATGTGGCCCCTGAATGGTTTAATAGGTTACCTATCACGGCCAAGGTTGATGTTTACAGCTTCGGAATTTTGTTGTTAGAGATTATTTTCTGCAGGAAGCATTTTGAGCCAACGGCAGAGGATGAAGATCAAATGATACTAGCTGATTGGGCGTACGATTGCTATAAGCAGAATAATCTGCACCAGCTATTCAAGAATGACGATGAGGCAATGCATGACATCAAGAAGATGGAGAAGTATGTGATGATTGCAATATGGTGCATTCAGGAGGATCCATCGCTTAGGcctaccatgaagaaagttgcaTTGATGCTCGAAGGAACTGTCGAAGTCTCAGCTCCACCCGATCCATGTTCTTTCATAAGTTCAATAATTTAA